AGTCAGAACTTGATGGGCTTCTGACATGTCAGGTTTTGTTCACTGACCTCTTGTCAGAGGGACTCTTCACAGTTTACCTTTCTCGTCTTGCCTGCTGCTTATTAAGACAGGTGGGGTGGAGTTGGGGAGAGATAGGGCAATATCTAATGAAGGGCACTATCTAATGAGCTTGGCATTTTGACCCCAGGGTCTGATGAGTTCTCACTTTGTCTTGTAGTTGACACCTCTAACTGTGCTTGTACTGTTTGCTCTCGCAGGAGACATTTTTCTTGTCCGTGGTGGGATGCGTGCTGTGGAGTTCAAAGTGGTGGAAACAGATCCTAGCCCTTATTGCATTGTAGCTCCAGACACAGTGATCCACTGCGAAGGGGAGCCTATCAAACGAGAGGTGAGTTTTCTCCCTGATTCCAGTATCCAATTTTATGATTACTCAGTGTGGCATCATGTGGTAACTGTCAGGACTGGGTGCTCGGCCGgctgcggtggctgacacctgtaatcccagtactttgggagactgaggtgggcagatcacttgaggtcaggtgttcaagaccagcctgggcaacatggtgaaacccaatctctactaaaaatacaaaaattagcctggcatggtggtgcacatctgtaatcccagctactcaggaggctgaggcaggagaatcggttgaacccaggagtcggaggttgcagtgagctgagattgtaccactgcactccagcctgggtgacagagtgagactctgtctcaaaagagaaaaagactggGTGTTCTTTGGAGAACTAACCATCTTTCAGGGATGAGAAACCTGCCAGCTATTCATTTCTGGGCCTAATTGTTTCTTGGATTTACCTAATGCCAGGAATTTCAGAAAACTAGACTGAACCCAAAATATATAAGTGATTGAAATCATTTTTGAAGTAAAGCTGATGGTGGCTTCAGGCCTCTGCCCATTCCCAGGGTTTCCAGCTTCAGATTTTAGAGACCCCTTCTCAGTAAGACTACGAGTAATGTGAGAGGCAAGGACTGTGCTAGAAATCTTTGCCTTGGGATTTTTGTAGTTGTTCTTTGAGGCCGGATCCCTTTAGAGgagaatcttttttaaatttaatttaatttttaatgagatggagtcttgctgtattgcccaggaactcctggactcaagcattcctcccacctctgcctcccaaagtgctgggattacagatgtgagccaccatgtcggGTTGAGAATCTTCTTATACGGTAGGTTTTTGCACACTAGGTAGTGGAATGATGTAGAGAAACTCAGCTTTTGCTGATATAATATTCTTGCCTTCTCCTTTCTTTATCTCCTCCATATTCAGGATGAGGAAGAGTCCTTGAATGAAGTAGGTTATGATGACATTGGTGGCTGCAGGAAGCAGCTAGCTCAGATCAAGGAGATGGTGGAACTGCCCCTGAGACATCCTGCCCTCTTTAAGGCAATTGGTGTGAAGGTGAGCATCCTGGGCCCTGGAATCAAGTCTAAAGTGGTGCCAATGTCTAATCCTGTCCCAATGTCTAATCCTGGGACTGTTTTCATGCACGGCTTTCATTATTGCCTTGGATTAGAGGAGCAATAACGTGTCCTTTAGTTTACTTAAGGCTCTAAATTCATTAGAGTTGATGGTCTAAAACCAGAGTAGGCTAATCAAATTGTCTGTTGTGTGCGTGTGCGcacaaaacacacatacatatatatatgggtttTTCTTTACAACTCTTAGAATATAAAAGCCATTCTTGCATCAATGGACCCTGTAAAAACAAATCTCACCATAGTTTGCCAGCCTGTCTAGAGCAATGTCACCCAGTAGAAGTAAGGAAGTTAAGGAAATTTTCAGAGTGTTAAAGGGTTCTGAGTCTAAAACATTTGAGAACTATTGGTCTAGAGTGTAGCTTCTCAATCTTTTCCTAGTGGGAAAGTGTTTCCATGGAACACACTGAAGATGAAGTTACTCATTTTCCTAGTGGGTGGCacacaaataatttcattttctatgtgGACAGTTTACATGTTCTGCTTGTGGATGAGGCCATAGAAAGGGTAGTGTcgaagaagaaaaatgatgattGTAAGGAACAGCATTCCAGTGTGATAAATTCTGGAGGGCATGATTACTGGAGTGAGTGATCCTCTGGCAATGAAGAAAATAGACCCTGCTCTCTTAAATGGCTTAGCTAGTCTTTGGCCCTTGGTCTGTCTAAAATTGAGCCCTTAGTGTAATGGCCTCTTGCCTTTCCCTAGTCATGAATCTTCAAACGCATTTGGACTACAGTTTCTCTGCCCTTAGTCTCCTATGCAAGTTGCAATCATAAATGTTGCCCACTTTCTAGCAGTATTTTCCCTGCTAGTAATAGAAATGAGTGTGGCCTAAAGTAATCGTCTTCTTAGCATTTACTGCTGAGGGCTTATTCTTAATATTGTCAGGGTTGAAGCCTGATTCTCACCCTCTCTGGAGCCCTAGTCAAGCCATTTTAGGGTTTGGGAGGAGGTGGGAACCTAATCACACTCTGCATTGGTCCACAGCCTCCTAGAGGAATCCTGCTTTACGGACCTCCTGGAACAGGAAAGACCCTGATTGCTCGAGCTGTAGCAAATGAGACTGGAGCCTTCTTCTTCTTGATTAATGGTAAGATATTTGGTTCATCTTATGTCTAGCTAGACCCAATTTTGAACTGGGCTTATGAGCTGGAGCACTTATGAGCACATCCTTTTTGCACCCATGCCCTCCTTCACGTTTATAGCATATTTCTTATGCTGGGGTATGTTACAGACAGAAGAGCAATAAAGGGAAGATATTTTACATTGGTGCTCCCTGTCCTGCCCGCTTTGAGAAAGATTGTGGACAGACTGCAGAGCGGGAGCAAGCTAGAATGAGAAATCAAAGGGTGAATGGTTAGTGATTTGAGAGGGTTTGGGGAAAATGAACTTTGATCACTGGCTCTTGGAGAATGCTATTTAGTGGTGTGCCATCTGGTGTGCCATCTCTCCTGCTCTGGCCAGAGGTCCTAGAGCATTTGCTGTCACCTTTACAGTTCAACTGTGAGAAGAGTATAGTGAGTCCCTGGgcttctctccagccttgccTGGTGGCTGTCCTGGGATAATGGCTGGTAGAGGATGTGAGAAGTAGGCAGAGGTTACCACCTTCTCACCCAGGACCTGTCTCTGGGCCAAACAAGCAAGATAACTGATTTTTGGGAGGAATTGGGAAAGACTATCATTTTGTTATTGTCTCCATTCTGTATCCTTTCAGGTCCTGAGATCATGAGCAAATTGGCTGGTGAGTCTGAGAGCAACCTTCGCAAAGCCTTTGAGGAGGCTGAGAAGAATGCTCCTGCCATCATCTTCATTGATGAGCTGGATGCCATCGCTCCCAAAAGAGAGAAAGTAGGAGCTTACCTGAGGGGATAGAGGGGGGTTGAAAGGCCCTGACTTCACTTCTGACCAGACATCCTGTTCTGGCAGACTCATGGCGAGGTGGAGCGGCGCATTGTATCACAGTTGTTGACCCTCATGGATGGCCTAAAGCAGAGAGCACATGTGATTGTTATGGCAGCAACCAATAGACCCAACAGCATTGACCCAGCTCTACGGCGATTTGGTAAGGACTCCAGATACTTTTGACCCTGTCCTTGCTTAGGTCCTACTTCTCTTCTTTATCTAAGTCACCTAATCCTCTTGAAGCCCTTCACAGTGATTGGGTCCAGGGGTCTTTTTCCTTTATCCTACGTCCTGTCTAGAGTGACCAACCACCCTGGTTTTCCTGAGACTGAAAGGTTTCCCAGAGCTTGAGACTTTTTCAGTGCTGACATTAGGACAATCCTGTGCTGGCTGAGATGGTTGGTCACCCTAGGCCTGTCTCTTACCTCTGGATTAGAAATGAGCCCTGTTTATGTTTGTGTACTGTCCCACAGGTCGCTTTGACAGGGAGGTAGATATTGGAATTCCTGATGCTACAGGACGCTTAGAGATTCTTCAGATCCATACCAAGAACATGAAGCTGGCAGATGATGTGGACCTGGAACAGGTGAAGTGATGATGAGGGCTGACCAGGCGTTACAGTCTCTAGGCAGTTGCTGGGAACTGGCTAGAGACATGAGGTTAAGATGTGAGGAGATGGGTTTTGATTTCTGGACAGGGGAAAGGAAGTAATCTGAGATTGAATCCAGGAAATTGGAGTTGGCATTTTTCATAGTTGACGCTGCATTTAGAGTAAATCAGAATTGTTGGAGCAGCCTTATTTCTAGGTCCCAAGTCCAGAATTAAGTACTTAAAACCCAGCCCATAAAGGTATTGCTAGTATATAttcaaggaaatgagaggacCCAGGGATAGAGTCAGGGGAAGGATTCTGTTGTCTCTGAGCCTCCTGCAGCAGCTGGGTCTTTGAGGCAGCATAGTAAGTAGATCTTTCTCTGCAGGTAGCCAATGAGACTCACGGGCATGTGGGTGCTGACTTAGCAGCCCTGTGCTCAGAGGCTGCTCTGCAAGCCATCCGCAAGAAGATGGATCTCATTGACCTAGAGGATGAGACCATTGATGCCGAGGTCATGAACTCCCTAGCAGTTACTATGGATGACTTCCGGGTAAGGACCACACCCGTGCCTCAGGTACACACATATGTGCTTTGACCCCTCCCTTGGTAAGTCTCATCCCCagttttccctccttttctaGTGGGCCTTGAGCCAGAGTAACCCATCAGCACTGCGGGAAACCGTGGTAGAAGTGCCACAGGTAACCTGGGAAGACATCGGGGGCCTAGAGGATGTCAAACGTGAGCTACAGGAGCTGGTCCAGGTAGGGCAACTTCGTCCAGGGTGAGTCACTGCCTCTGTACATTGTAATCGACCTGGGTGATCTCAGGGTGTCAACACATTTGCTGCAAGAATTGTGAGAGCACGACTTAGGAACCTACTGTTCTTAGGTTTAAGGCACTAAGGAGTCTTCTTCTAGAGAACCTGGATCTGATACCATTGGGTACACCATGAAATAATGGAGgggatgcttctgtttagttaggtttCTTTCAAAATGTGGAGGTAGCCTTGaaccctctttccttttcctcctagTATCCTGTGGAGCACCCAGACAAATTCCTGAAGTTTGGCATGACACCCTCCAAGGGAGTTCTGTTCTATGGACCTCCTGGCTGTGGGAAAACTTTGTTGGCCAAAGCCA
This genomic window from Pan paniscus chromosome 11, NHGRI_mPanPan1-v2.0_pri, whole genome shotgun sequence contains:
- the VCP gene encoding transitional endoplasmic reticulum ATPase isoform X3, whose protein sequence is MASGADSKGDDLSTAILKQKNRPNRLIVDEAINEDNSVVSLSQPKMDELQLFRGDTVLLKGKKRREAVCIVLSDDTCSDEKIRMNRVVRNNLRVRLGDVISIQPCPDVKYGKRIHVLPIDDTVEGITGNLFEVYLKPYFLEAYRPIRKGDIFLVRGGMRAVEFKVVETDPSPYCIVAPDTVIHCEGEPIKREDEEESLNEVGYDDIGGCRKQLAQIKEMVELPLRHPALFKAIGVKPPRGILLYGPPGTGKTLIARAVANETGAFFFLINGPEIMSKLAGESESNLRKAFEEAEKNAPAIIFIDELDAIAPKREKTHGEVERRIVSQLLTLMDGLKQRAHVIVMAATNRPNSIDPALRRFGRFDREVDIGIPDATGRLEILQIHTKNMKLADDVDLEQVANETHGHVGADLAALCSEAALQAIRKKMDLIDLEDETIDAEVMNSLAVTMDDFRWALSQSNPSALRETVVEVPQVTWEDIGGLEDVKRELQELVQYPVEHPDKFLKFGMTPSKGVLFYGPPGCGKTLLAKAIANECQANFISIKGPELLTMWFGESEANVREIFDKARQAAPCVLFFDELDSIAKARGGNIGDGGGAADRVINQILTEMDGMSTKKNVFIIGATNRPDIIDPAILRPGRLDQLIYIPLPDEKSRVAILKANLRKSPVAKAGCGLGVPG
- the VCP gene encoding transitional endoplasmic reticulum ATPase isoform X2 is translated as MDELQLFRGDTVLLKGKKRREAVCIVLSDDTCSDEKIRMNRVVRNNLRVRLGDVISIQPCPDVKYGKRIHVLPIDDTVEGITGNLFEVYLKPYFLEAYRPIRKGDIFLVRGGMRAVEFKVVETDPSPYCIVAPDTVIHCEGEPIKREDEEESLNEVGYDDIGGCRKQLAQIKEMVELPLRHPALFKAIGVKPPRGILLYGPPGTGKTLIARAVANETGAFFFLINGPEIMSKLAGESESNLRKAFEEAEKNAPAIIFIDELDAIAPKREKTHGEVERRIVSQLLTLMDGLKQRAHVIVMAATNRPNSIDPALRRFGRFDREVDIGIPDATGRLEILQIHTKNMKLADDVDLEQVANETHGHVGADLAALCSEAALQAIRKKMDLIDLEDETIDAEVMNSLAVTMDDFRWALSQSNPSALRETVVEVPQVTWEDIGGLEDVKRELQELVQYPVEHPDKFLKFGMTPSKGVLFYGPPGCGKTLLAKAIANECQANFISIKGPELLTMWFGESEANVREIFDKARQAAPCVLFFDELDSIAKARGGNIGDGGGAADRVINQILTEMDGMSTKKNVFIIGATNRPDIIDPAILRPGRLDQLIYIPLPDEKSRVAILKANLRKSPVAKDVDLEFLAKMTNGFSGADLTEICQRACKLAIRESIESEIRRERERQTNPSAMEVEEDDPVPEIRRDHFEEAMRFARRSVSDNDIRKYEMFAQTLQQSRGFGSFRFPSGNQGGAGPSQGSGGGTGGSVYTEDNDDDLYG